From Burkholderia pseudomultivorans, the proteins below share one genomic window:
- a CDS encoding GFA family protein, translating to MTETQSVRCLCGAVTVTLRGEPAARANCHCATCRDFYGTAMLSATAWQPEQVLVAGGDATFRHPSKSMSRTWCAACGEIVFGTNRLGMRVVPNSVTARAHGGRLPDALQPTMHLFYRQRVIDVVDALPKFLDGWDGPTLDTPN from the coding sequence ATGACCGAAACGCAATCCGTGCGCTGCCTGTGCGGCGCCGTCACCGTCACGTTGCGCGGCGAGCCGGCCGCGCGCGCGAACTGTCATTGCGCGACATGCCGCGATTTCTACGGCACGGCGATGCTGTCCGCGACCGCGTGGCAGCCGGAGCAGGTGTTGGTCGCCGGCGGCGACGCGACCTTCCGGCATCCGTCGAAGTCGATGTCGCGCACGTGGTGCGCGGCGTGCGGCGAGATCGTGTTCGGCACCAACCGGCTCGGCATGCGCGTGGTGCCGAACAGCGTGACCGCGCGTGCGCACGGCGGCCGACTGCCCGACGCGTTGCAGCCGACGATGCACCTGTTCTACCGGCAGCGCGTGATCGACGTCGTCGACGCGCTGCCGAAATTCCTCGACGGCTGGGACGGCCCGACGCTCGACACCCCGAATTGA